The following are encoded together in the Citrus sinensis cultivar Valencia sweet orange chromosome 1, DVS_A1.0, whole genome shotgun sequence genome:
- the LOC107177946 gene encoding malonyl-CoA:anthocyanidin 5-O-glucoside-6''-O-malonyltransferase-like, translating to MAATHNLVRLDEVTKITPFPNSTTSFHLPLTYFDTFWILTPPVERLFFYEVAHLTSEIFNLTILPKLKHSLSLTLFHYLPLAGHLTWPSDAEKPAIYYSPNDGVSVTVAVSNADFNILASDGIREAAEFRPLTPQLVISEDKAEAVAIQITLFPNEGFSIGISFHHVVADGKSSTTFMKAWAYLCKLKATEKNPYLLSPDLTPSFDRTVIKDTKGLDMVYLKSMLAAIGSDSSRSLKHDFSAGLVNQNNLVRATFKLTREDINKLRYKVLSINGNQYEVGQSKQLHLSTFVLSLSYAYVCMVKANGEEASTNVVFGFPANCRTVWILRFRLIISVIVLNHLPWLRRQVIS from the coding sequence ATGGCAGCAACTCATAACTTGGTAAGACTAGATGAGGTTACCAAAATCACCCCATTCCCCAACTCAACGACATCATTTCATCTTCCTCTCACATACTTTGACACATTTTGGATCCTCACCCCTCCTGTTGAACGCCTCTTCTTTTATGAAGTCGCTCACTTAACATCCGAAATTTTCAACTTAACAATCCTCCCCAAGCTCAAGCACTCCCTTTCTCTCACTCTCTTCCATTATCTCCCTCTCGCCGGTCACCTAACGTGGCCTTCAGATGCCGAGAAACCAGCCATATACTACTCCCCAAACGACGGCGTTTCAGTCACGGTGGCTGTGTCCAACGCCGACTTCAATATACTTGCTAGTGATGGAATTCGAGAAGCTGCTGAATTTCGTCCTCTGACGCCGCAGTTAGTTATATCTGAGGACAAAGCAGAGGCAGTGGCTATACAAATAACATTATTTCCAAATGAAGGCTTTTCAATTGGTATTTCATTTCACCACGTAGTTGCTGATGGGAAAAGTTCAACAACATTCATGAAAGCTTGGGCttatttatgtaaattaaaagcaaCTGAAAAAAATCCTTATTTGTTATCACCTGACCTAACGCCATCTTTTGACCGGACTGTCATCAAAGACACCAAAGGGCTTGACATGGTCTACTTGAAGAGCATGCTAGCTGCTATCGGCTCAGATTCATCAAGAAGTTTAAAACATGATTTTTCAGCAGGGCTTGTCAATCAAAACAATTTGGTTCGAGCTACATTTAAGTTGACTCGTGAAGATATAAACAAACTGCGGTACAAGGTACTTTCTATAAATGGAAATCAATACGAAGTAGGACAATCAAAACAGCTTCATTTATCGACTTTTGTACTTTCGTTATCTTATGCATACGTTTGCATGGTTAAAGCAAATGGAGAAGAGGCCAGTACAAATGTTGTTTTTGGATTCCCAGCTAATTGTAGGACCGTTTGGATCCTCCGGTTCCGGTTAATTATTTCGGTAATTGTGTTGAATCACTTGCCATGGCTGCGAAGGCAAGTGATTTCATGA
- the LOC127903631 gene encoding uncharacterized protein LOC127903631, translating to MVEDAYKHCDRVPSSFKDMLEDAEKPLYPGAKHSKLSSLMRLYNVKGNYGWSDKGFSALLEVLADILPNNNTRPMSMYEVKKTMNVLGLEYEKIHACPNDCILYRNEFADLAECPNCGASRLKRLFQSPQTAQNLTWHANKRIRDGKLRHPADSPVWQLIDNKWPKFAQEPRNLRLALSTDGVNPHSTLSTTYSCWPVILITYNLPPWLCMKRKFLMLSLLISGPKQPGNDLDVYLAPLIEDLKTLWDVGIDVYDSYRKETFNLRAVLMWTISDFPAYGNLSGCTVKGYYACPICGIDTCACWLPHSRKMSYMGHRRFLPLGHLFRKLKKVFNGKQEWNEPPKTFSGEEIFNMVEDIDIKFEKKKAKKRKHDGSGGDENITEKLYKKKSIFF from the exons ATGGTCGAAGATGCTTACAAGCATTGTGATAGAGTTCCTAGTTCTTTTAAGGATATGCTTGAAGATGCTGAAAAGCCTTTATACCCGGGTGCAAAACATTCAAAGTTATCTAGTTTAATGAGACTTTACAATGTGAAAGGGAACTATGGGTGGTCCGATAAAGGGTTTTCTGCTTTGTTAGAAGTCCTTGCTGATAttttgccaaataataatactcgACCTATGTCAATGTATGAGGTTAAGAAAACAATGAATGTGCTAGGCTTAGAGTATGAAAAAATACATGCATGTCCAAATGACTGCATTTTGTATAGGAATGAATTTGCTGATCTTGCTGAATGCCCAAATTGTGGAGCATCTAg GTTGAAAAGATTGTTTCAATCACCACAAACagctcaaaatttaacatggcatgctaataaaagaattagagatggcaaacTTCGCCACCCAGCAGACTCACCAGTCTGGCaattaattgacaataagTGGCCAAAATTTGCACAAGAACCTAGAAATCTCCGTTTAGCTCTCTCAACTGATGGGGTTAACCCACATAGTACACTTAGCACTACTTATAGTTGTTGGCCtgttatattaataacatataatcttcctccatggttgtgtatgaagAGAAAGTTTTTGATGTTGTCACTTTTGATATCTGGCCCTAAACAACCTGGAAATGATCTAGATGTATACCTAGCACCTTTGATTGAGGACTTAAAAACTCTATGGGATGTAGGTATTGATGTTTATGATTCTTATAGAAaagaaacttttaatttacGGGCTGTCTTGATGTGGACAATTAGTGACTTTCCAGCATACGGAAACCTCTCTGGTTGTACTGTTAAGGGCTATTATGCTTGCCCAATTTGTGGGATAGACACTTGTGCATGTTGGCTACCACATAGTAGGAAAATGTCATATATGGGCCATCGCCGCTTTCTACCACTTGGTCACCTATTTCGGAAACTGAAAAAGGTTTTTAATGGGAAGCAAGAGTGGAATGAGCCTCCTAAAACTTTTTCTGGTGAGGAAATCTTTAATATGGTGGAagatatagatattaagtTCGAGAAAAAGAAGGCCAAAAAGCGGAAACATGATGGCAGTGGTGGTGATGAGAACATAACTGaaaaattgtacaaaaaaaagtcaatcTTTTTTTAG